Proteins from one Desulfonema limicola genomic window:
- a CDS encoding TetR/AcrR family transcriptional regulator yields the protein MIPFKTFQNLSKDKQERITRIAVEEFSEKGYAQASINSIVSRLGIAKGSIFQYFGNKKGLFIFAFNISMNMVKDYLRTVRDQTRSENLFTRLEATLLAGVIFLQKHPVIYRLYIRIMFEYEIPFRNEILLSLREYSLKYFRTLLTDAAANGEIRAKLDIDKACFVLDAVMDRFLQAKILPHLDAGLGIYNTGEQEAREWIKELTDILRTGLGI from the coding sequence ATGATCCCTTTTAAAACCTTTCAAAACCTTTCAAAAGACAAGCAGGAGCGCATAACCCGTATTGCTGTTGAGGAGTTCAGCGAAAAGGGCTATGCCCAGGCAAGCATAAACTCTATTGTCTCAAGGCTGGGCATTGCCAAAGGCTCAATATTCCAGTATTTTGGAAACAAAAAAGGGCTTTTCATATTTGCCTTTAACATCTCCATGAACATGGTAAAGGATTATCTGCGCACTGTCCGGGATCAAACCCGGTCTGAAAACCTGTTTACCAGACTTGAAGCCACCCTGCTGGCAGGCGTGATCTTTTTGCAGAAACATCCGGTTATATACAGGCTTTATATAAGAATAATGTTTGAGTATGAAATCCCTTTTAGAAATGAAATCCTTCTATCTTTAAGGGAATACAGCCTGAAATATTTTAGAACCCTGCTTACGGATGCTGCAGCTAATGGAGAAATCAGGGCAAAGCTTGATATTGACAAAGCCTGTTTTGTACTGGATGCAGTTATGGACAGGTTTCTCCAGGCAAAAATACTGCCGCACCTGGACGCGGGGCTTGGGATTTATAATACAGGGGAGCAGGAAGCACGGGAATGGATTAAGGAATTGACAGATATTTTACGCACAGGACTTGGAATATGA